AGCGAGGCCACCGCCGTTCCGAGGAACACCCCCAGGAACGACGGCCGGAGGATGGTGACGTTGATGGACTGCATCGCGCGCATGCCCTGTTCCGGTGGGAGCCGGGCGAGGGCCTTCATGATGACTGCGGAGAACGCGAAGAACAGCCCCGCCATGAGGCCCGCCCCGAGCGCGGTGAGAAAGGTCAAGGTCAGCAGCATCTGGAGTCTCCGGGCAGGGAAGGGGAAACCTTTGCAGGCGTTGCTCAGGCGGACAGCGCGACCGACCTGCCGATGTACTTCGCGCTCTCCGCTGCCTCAACGAGGAAGCGGCCGACACTCCTCCGGGAGATGCTGAACTCGCGGGCCTCCCCCGTCGGTGACGCGAAAGGCGCACCGGGCCCGGCTCCGTCCGTCAGCCCGACGGGCTGCGCCAGCACCCAGTCGAGGCCGCTCTCGCGCACCGCTCGCTCCTGCTGCTCGGTGTCGGCAATCTGCGGCTTCAGGAGCAGCGAGAACAGCAGCCTCCACTTGAGCGGCAGCCTGCCCCGCGTCTCACCCACGCCGTAGGTGGTCTGGACCACCAGCTTGCGCACGCCGTGCTGCTTCATCGCCGCGATGACGTTCCGCGTTCCCTGCGAGCGCACGTCGAGCGGCGTGTTCGCGCTGCCCCGCATCCGGACGAGCATGGCGTTCTCGGTGATGCCCAGGGTGACGATGACCGCGTCCTGCCCTCGCACCGCGCGCTCGACGTCAGCGGGCTTCGTCGCGTCCCCCTGGAAGACCTTCAGGCGCTCCGACGTGACAGCGAGCGCATCCGGCCGCCGTGCGAACGCCGTCACCTCATGCCCCGCGGACAGCAGCTCCGCGACTGTCGCGCGCCCGGAACCGCCCGTTGCTCCAATGACCAGCACTCTCATGACCGCTCCCTCGGACCCGGCCCTCCGCCCATCGGAAGCGCGCCGGCCGATTCCACGTGTCCAAGATGTCTTCGGCAGTCTGTACTCTCAATGACTGGAAGTCGCTGTTTCATGCTCATTCGTCCAGAAGGCCTGGACGATGCATCATGCCGGCCTCATGCTGGGCCCATGAGGAACCCACCACTTCATGCGCCCGTGGACCCGCTGGGAGAAGCGCTCCACTTCCTGCGGATGACCGGCAGCTTCTACTGCCGCTCGGAGCTCACCGCGCCGTGGGGGTGCTCCATCCCGGCCATGCAGGACTGCTTGTGGTTCCACGTCGTGACGTCCGGCCGGGGCTGGCTCGACGTGCCGGGCAGCGAGCCCATCGAACTGCGGCCGGGGGACTTCGCGCTCGTACCTCATGGCGCGGGGCACCGTCTCTGGACCGACCCCCAGGCCGCCACGCCCAACGTCGTGGAGCTGCCGCAAGACATGGTCAGCGAGCGGTACTCCCTCCTGCGGTACGGCGGCGGCGGCGCTCCATGCACCCTCATCTGCGGTGCCGTGCGCTTCGACCATCCGGCCGCGCACCCCCTCCTCAAGCTCCTCCCTCGGGTCATCTCCCTGGACGCGTCCAGCTCGCCCCACCTGGACTGGATGGAGAGCACGCTGCGGCTCATGGCCGCCGAAGCGAGGGAGCTGCGCCCGGGAGGAGAGACGGTCATCACCCGCCTCGCGGACATCCTGGTCATCCAGGCCATCCGCTCGTGGATTCAGCGAGACCCCGCCGCACAGACTGGCTGGCTCGGCGCGCTCCAGGACCCGCAGATTGGCCGCGCCATCACGCTCATCCACCGCGACCCCTCGCGCGCATGGACTCTCGCCTCGCTCGCGTCCGAGGTCGCCATGTCACGCTCGGCCTTCGCGGCGCGCTTCACCGAGCTCGTCGGAGAGTCCGCCATGCACTACGTCGCGCGCTGGCGGATGCAGGTGGCGCACACCTGGCTCAAGGAGGACAAGCCCGCACTCGGAGAGCTCGCGAGCCGCCTCGGCTACCAGTCCGAGGCCGCCTTCAGCCGCGCGTTCAAGCGCTTCATGGGCATCTCCCCGGGCGCGGTGAAACGAAACCCGGACGCCGTGCGTCAGCAGGCCTGACCCCACCTCGCCAGGAGCGTCAGGCCGCGCCACAATCCGCCGTCCACGCCCAGGCCCACAACCACCCTGTTGCTGGAGACTTCATGTCCGAAACCTACGACTCCCACCGTGTCCAGGCGCTCGAAGCCCTCATTGCCCAGGAGCCACGCAAGGCATTCGGCATCTTCCGTGGGGCGCTGCGCTATCCCGGCGCGCCGGAGCTGAAGGACCGGGTCCGGTGGACCGAGGCCTGGGAGGTCTTCGCCCGCATCGCGGCGGCCATCTCCAGCGAGGAGCTCGCGGCCATCGTTCGCAAGGCCGCGCAGGACCCGGATGACGTCCAGGCCCTCTATGACCTGGGCTTCCAGCTCATCGAGCAGTCGCTCCACGACCTCGCGGCCACGGTGCTCGCGCGCGCCCACGCGTGCCTGCCGGGCCATGTCGGCATCCTCGAGGAGCTCAGCTCCGCGCTGGAGGGCATGGACGCCCACTCGGAGGCCGCGCGCTTCCTGCAGGCCGCGCCGGAACTGGTGCAGGAGCACGCCATGCTCCGCTACCTGTACGCCTTCAACTCAATCATGTCGGGCGACCTGGACACTCCCCGTCAGCTCCTGCCTCGGCTCGCGGTGCTGTGCACGCCCACCGAGGAGACTCCGCCAGACAAGGCCCAGCTCTTCGAGACGCTCGTGGGACGCATCCGCGAGTTCCTCGCGCGCGCCGATGCCGTCCGCGCTGTCTCGCCCCTGGACGACCAGGATCTGCGCGGCTGGCAGTTCGTCATCACCGGCAGCGTGCTGCTCCGGCTGTCCCCGTACGGCTTCGACGAGGGCATGAACGGGCGTTACGCCTATCTCCAGGACTCCGAGCACAGCTGCCTGGAGGGCATCCGGTGCGTGGAGGCCGTCCTCGCGCATACCGACCGCAGGCCGCCGCGCGTCTTCATCCTCCCGGACCGGGACAGCGCCATCCTCGGGCACGCCACCGCGCGGGTGCTGGGCCTGCCCGCCGAGCCCTGGCCGGAGCACGGCAGCGACGCACCCGGACTGGTGGTGGCCTATGACCTGAGCATGCTGGAGCCCGAGCTGACGGCCCAGTTCCGGCGGCACCGGCCCGGGCAGCTGCTCTGGAGCCATGCCGTGCCGTGGACGGAGTCGCCTCCCTTCTCTCCGGACCTGACGACGCTGCTCTACCAGATGAACACGTCCCCCTGGGGCGCGCGGCTGCGCGTGGTGCCCGACACGCAGCAGACGGAGAAGGCAGCTCCCGAGGAGGGCTCCGTGGAGTCCCTGGCCGCACGGCTCGCGTCCATGAAGCTGGAGGCGGAGGCGCTGAAGGACCTGCCCGAGCTGCTGCGCCTGCTGGGGGCCATGGCCTCGGTGCAGGGGGCCGCGGTCGGTGGGCTGTTCCGTGAGTCGGGCCTCCGTCGCCGGCACTTCAGTGACTCGCCGGTGAAGAGCAGTCGCTTCCTCTGAAGCGGTTCGTCACTTCGCGGGGGGCGGGCGCTTGGCCGCGGCGCGGCGCCGCTTCGGGGGCAGCTTCACCTCGTCGCTCCGGCAGACCCGCACGCGCAGGAAGCGCTGGAGCTGGGACAGCGCCTCGTCGTGGTCGTGGTCGCTCTCCGCGGCGCAGCAGTCGCTCAGCACGGTGAGCTTGTACTCGTGCATGTGCGCGTCGTGGGCGGTGAAGAAGATGCAGAGGTTGGTGGCCATGCCCGCGAGGATGAGCTTCTTCGTGCCCAGGTGCTCCAGCAGCGGCACCAGCGAGGTGGCGAAGAAGGCCGAGTGCTTGGGCTTGAGGATGAAGTAGTCATCCGCGACGGGCTTGAGGGCGCGGGCGACGTCGCGGCCCCGGATGCCCGGGCGCGTGCAGTGCTTGTAGATGTCGCTGAAGTTGCTGCGCCAGTAGCCGAAGTTGTCGTTGACGTAGATGACCGGCACGCCGCTGCGACGCATGCGGGCGGCGAAGGGGCCCAGCCGCTCCACCATCCGCAGGGCCCAGGGCAGGACGTTCTCTCCGCCGGGAAAGTCCAGGTCGTTGATGACGTCGATGATGAGCAGCGCAGTGTCGGAGCGCTTGCCGCGTGCCTTCGCCTGCTTCGTCACGTCCACCTCATGTGGGGAGGCTCTCGGAGCAAGGGGCAGTCATCACGTCCGGAGGACCGTGTCGAGGGACACCTTCCCGGGCCGCACCTGGAACCGCTCGAAGAGCCTGGCGAAAGTCTCCTGGGAGACGCCCAGGCGCTCGAGCCAGAGGCGGAAGTACCGGTCCAGCGCCTCGCGCCGGGGATGCGCCTTCCGGTGGTGCAGCAGGAAGTCCTTGTAGTTCTGCACCTTGTCCGCGCGCAGCATGTCGGCCACGTCCGGGAGCGGACCGAGCGCAATCTCGTCGGTCGAAGTCACCGTGCGCTGCGACAGGTACGCGTTGGCGATGTTGCGGTACTCCATCGCGAGCGCCAGCACCTGGGGGCTGTCGGTCAGCTCGTGGAGCCGGGGGAAGCTCTCCGCGAGGTCGCCGTCGGCCTGGACGAGCGGGTGCAGGCACCAGGCGCGCTTCGCCGCATCGCTGGCCTCGAAGTGCCGGAGCACCCCGAGCCCCTCGTCGATGTGGCTCATGTAGTCGACGCCACTGCGCACCGCCTGTCGGGACCCGTAGTGCCGCTCGATGGCGCGGTACTCCCGCGTCGTGGTGAATCGCCCCGAGACGACGTAGGGCACCCCACGCTTCGTGAAGTACGCCTCCAGGTCGCAGTCGGGGGCCGTGACGAAGGGGACGTCGGTCTCCGCGAGGTAGCGGGACAGGTGGCCCTGCCCGCGGTGGGACGCCAGCACGTAGACGGACTGGCGGAGCGTTCCTTCCGCGTCATGGGTCGTCGTTCTCGCGCCCCAGGCTGCGCCGCGCCCGTCCGTGAGGGGCGTGACGACGCCCGTCCACGTGTAGCCGTCCATCAGCCCCTGCATGGCTCGACGCTCGAAGTAACGTGAGGCCCCCTCGACGTCCGGGGCATCCATGTCGAAGCGGGGCGCGTTGGCGGTCATGACTCCGCGAGCATACCCGGTGCTCGCGCGGGGCCCGGCTCCGGGGTGGACTCCTTCTGTTTCTGGGCGAGCGCCTGGGCCTTCAGCCCCTCCATGTCGGGGACGAAGGGGCGCTCGGGCACGACGCGGGCCCGGCGGATGCGGTCCATCCGGAAGATGCGCGCGGCGGACTTCTCCACGTCGCGTGCCAGCACGTACCAGACGGGCGCCTCGACGAGCAGCCCGTGCGGCTCCACCAGCCGGCGCGTCGCATTGCCGTGCCGGTCCCGGTAGTCGAAGGACAGGCACACCTTCTCTCGGAAGGCGCGCTCGAAGACCGCGAGCAGTTCCTCCGGCGGCACGCCCACCTCCGCCAGCACCCGGGCGCTCGCGGGCCGCCCCACCACCACGCGGCGGCACAGCTCACGCATGCCCCGGGCCCGCTCGCGGGGCACGCTGGCGAAGAGCTTCTGGAGCCCCGAGCGCGCGGCGCTCCCCCAGGGCAGCGTGCTGCCGGCCGACGACAGGTTCGCCGCCAGCCACAGCGCCACCACCTCCTCCAGCGACAGGTGCACCGCCGTCAGGCCTCTGTCCCGCTCCAGCCGCACGCCTCCGCCCGGCCCCGAGTCGCTGCTGATGGGCACGCCCTCTTCCCGCAGTGTCGCCAGGTCCCGGTGGACGGTGCGGACGCTCACCTCCAGGGCCGCCGCGATTTCCGCGACGGTGGTGGACTCGTGGGCCCGGAGGAAGTCCTGCAGCCGCATGACTCGGGTGACTCGTGCCATTGGTGACAGTTTCTGTCAGGGATGGGGCGTACTCCAAGCGTCATGGTGCGCGAGGCCGCGCACCCCATGCACCGAGGAGACCGCCATGCTGAAGGGACCTGCTGGAGCGCTGCACGTCGACGACGGAGGGAAGGGTGGGGTGCCGGTGGTGTTCGTCCACGCGAGCTGCGGGAACACCACGCACTGGGCCGCGCAGCTCGCCCATCTGAGGAAGCGCCGGCGGGCGGTGGCGCTCGACCTCCGGGGCCACGGGAAGTCCACGCTCGACGGTGGCGGCCCCATCTCCGTGGAGGACTTCGCGGCCGATGTCGACGCGGTGGTGGACGGGCTCGGCCTCCAACGCTTCGTCCTGGTCGGCCACAGCCTGGGCGGCGCCGTCACCACGGCCTACGCGGCCGCGCACCCGGACCGTGTCGTGGGCCTGTTCCTGCTCGACCCGGCCTCGGACGGGCGCGTCATTCCGGCCGAGCAGGCCGCGGGGCTGATGCAGGCGCTCTCCACGGACGCCTGGGGCGCCGTCATCGCGGAGTACTGGGCGCCGATGCTCGCCCCCTCGCGGCCCGAGGTCCGCGAGCGCGTGCTGTCCGACCTGCGGGCCACGTCGCAGGTGGGCGCGAGCGCGGGACTGGGCTCGCTGCTGACCTTCGACCCTGTCACCGCGCTCCGTCGCTACAAGGGGCCACGACTCACGGTGGTGACGGCGTTCAACCAGGAGCCCAACTCCTACCAGAGGCTCGTCCCCGAGCTTCCGTCCATGCAGGTGGACGGCACGGGGCACTGGGTGCAGCTGGACGCGCCGGACGCGGTGAACACGCTGCTGGACGGGTTCCTCTCCTCCACGACGTGATAGGTACGGGGCCGTGCCCCGGCCCAAGCTGCACAGCGACGAAGCCATCCTCGATGCCGCCATGGAGGTGCTGCTGCGTCGCGGGCCGGGCGAGTTCACCCTGAACGACGTGGCCGTCGAGCTGGGCATGTCCCGCGCCGCCCTCATCCAGCGCTTCAAGAACAAGGACACGCTGTACCGGCGGGCCATGGAGCGCTCCGGTGAGCAGCGCCGCGACTACCTCGCCTCCATGCCCGTGGAGGTCGGCGCGCCGGGGCTGTGGCGCTTCCTCACGGACATCGTCGCGGGCATGGGCTCGGGCGAGGGGCTCGAAGGCCACCTGCTCCTCGGCTGGCAGGACCTGCGCGACACCACGCTGAGGCGCATGGCCCTCGAGCGCAACCTCATGGTCCGCGACGCCATCGCCGCGAGGCTCCCCGAGAGCGCCGAGCGGGACGCGGTGGCCGCGGTGCTCCAGGACGTCATCGTCGGCGCGACAATGCAGTGGATGGTGGAGCGGCAGCCTCCGCTCACCCGCTACGTGCTGGAGCGCCTGCGCAGGGTGCTCCGCCTGATGTTCCCCAAGGAGTCCTTCGAGCTTCCGAAGTCCTGAGCCCGCTTCCCCGGGCAGCAGGGCACTTTCATTCAGGGACTTGTTTATAACCGTCGCGTCGGTTATTAATTCACCCATGAAAGGGGAGCCTGCATGACTGAGCGAATCCTCGAGACCCGCGGCATCCGGCTGTGCACCGAGGCCTTCGGTTCGCCCACGGACCCGCCCATCCTCCTGGTCATGGGCGCCGTCTCGTCGATGAAGTGGTGGCCTGACCCGCTCGTCGAGCGGCTGGTCGCGGCGGGGCGGTACGTCATCCGCCATGACCATCGCGACACGGGCCGCTCCACGACCTGGCCGCTGGGGGCCCGGGGCTACTCCGTCGATGACCTCGCCGACGACCTCCTCGCCGTGCTGGACGGCTACGGGCTCGCGCGGGCCCATCTCGTGGGGATGTCGCTCGGAGGGATGCTCTCGCAAATCGTGGCGCTGAAGGCGCCCGAGCGCGTCCTCTCCCTCACGCTCATCAGCGCGGAGTTCCTCGGCGACCTGGGCGTCGAGCCTCCGCCGCTCTCCCCGGCGCTGCTGGCGCACTTCGGCACGGTGGCCACGCTCGACTGGAGCAACGAGGCCGCGGTCCTCGACTTCATGGTGGAGGCGGGGCGGCTGAATGCCAGCGGGCGCAGGCCCTATGACGCGGCCTTCGCTCGCCGCGTGGCGGCGGAGGAGTTCCGGCGCTCGTCCAGCCTCCAGAGCATGATGAACCACGCGACGCTCACGGGCGGCGAGCAGTGGTATGGCCGGAGCCACGAGCTCCGGGCGCCGCTGCTCGTCATCCACGGCGCGCTGGACCCCGTCGTCCCCTACGTGCATGGCGTGGCCCTGGCCCGAGCCGTCCCGGGCGCGCGGCTGGTGACGCTCGAGGACGCGGGGCACGAGCTGCACGAGGCGGACTGGCCCACCCTCGCCGGGGCCATCACCGCCCATACCGCCGCCGCGCGCTGAGCACGGGGCCGGCGCCTCTGGCACAGTGGCGGCATGGGGCCCCTGTTCGCCTACAGCCTCGTGCCCGTCCTCTCGGTCGCGCTGCTGCTGTACTTCACCGCCGCGCTCCGGGGCCTCAATGCCCGGGGGCTGACGCTCTACTGCCTGGCCACCGCCGTGTGGAGCGGCGCGCTGCTGCTGCTGTGCTTCCCCTCCGTGGCCTGGGTGGGAGAGCGCTTCGCCGCCATCGGCGCATTCATCTCCGCCACCTACCTCCACGCCGCCTATGACGTGACACGCCAGCGCTCCTACCGGCTGGTGAAGCTGGCCTACGCGGTGGCGGTGGTGGTGACGTGCATCGGCATCTTCGTCCCCCACATCCTCCATGGGCCGCTGGCCATGCGGCGCGGCCCGCTGTTCTGGCCCGCCATGGTGCTGGCCGTGGCCGCGGCGGCCGTGCCGCTGGCGCACCTGGCGCGCTCCTACCAGCACGAATCCCCCGAGCGCCGGCCGCTGCTGCGCAGCCTGGGCATCGCCGGCGCGCTGGCGTACGTGGGCAGCATCAGCAACGCACTGTTGCTGTCGGGCGGCTATGCGCTGCCCTTCGGCATGTACCTGGTGCTGGCCGCGCTGCTGGTGCTGGTCCACGTCATCAACGCGCACCAGGCGCCCGGAGACCGCAGGCTGCTGGAGCGCAGCCTCGTGTACTCGGCGATGGCGGCGGTGCTGTCCGCGGGCTTCCTCTTCGGTGTGCTGACGCTCCTGGCCGGCAGCGGCCAGCCCTTCCTCGTCGAGTACCGCGTGGGCGCCTTCTTCCTGCTGGCCCTGGCGGCGCTCGCCTTCGAGCCGGTGCGCCAGGGCCTCCAGGAGTGGCTGGGCCGCCGGCTCCTCAAGGGGCGCGCCAGCGGCAGCGAGCTGGCCGCCGCGCTCGCCGCCCAGGAGGCCCGCGCCGACCAGGCCGCCAGGCTGGCCGAACTGGGCCAGTTCGCCTCCGCCGTGGCCCACGAAGTCCGCAACCCCCTGGGCGTGCTCGCCGCGCACCTCAAGCTGCTGGAGCGCCGGGGCGGGGACCCGGACTCCGTGGCCGCCATGCGCGAGCAGATAGAGCGCGCCAGCCACTTCGTGGACGAGCTGCTGCGCTATGGCCGGCCCCGCCCGCTGGAGCTGCGCCGCGTGGATGTGCCTGCCAGTCTTGCTTTGTCATACTCCACCGCGCGTCAGGGGTTGGGCGCACTCGCCCCGGAGGTGGCTTTCGACCTGCCCGGAAGCGAGGCATTGGAGGTGGAGGCGGACCAGGCCCAGCTCACCCAGGCGTTTGTCATTCTTCTGGAGAATGCCTTGCTCGCGTTGAGGGAGGTGTCCGCCCCCACGCTGCGGGTGCGGTGCGAGCGCGGCGAGAAGACGCTGCGGGTGCGGGTGGAGGACAGCGGGCCGGGCATCCCCCCGGAGCTGCTTCCCCGGCTGTTCCAGCCCTTCGTGACGGGGCGCAAGCGCGAGGGCCCCCGGCCGGGCACCGGGCTGGGGCTCGCGATTGCGCGAGGCATCATCGAACGTCATGGAGGCAACATTCGCGCGGGGCGCTCGGAGGCATTGGGGGGCGCCTGCTTCGAATTGGAGCTTCCCCTGACGCAGCCCGCCTCGCTGGCCGCCGCGACCTCCTAACGTCCCGGAGCTGCAAGGGATTACGCTGTTCAACCAGACGCCGTCACACCCCCGTCACGCCCGGGTGACTACGACAGCAGTACGGGGGGTTCGATGGATTCCAGATAAGAATTCCCACCCTCCGCGTCTACTGGTTGGAACGGAGGGGGCCCGTGAGAGCAAGAGCGCGACTGGCGATTGTGAAGTCCCCGCTGGGGGGAGAGTTCGAAGCCTTCGCCTGGCGGATCCAGCCCACCCTTTTCGCGGTGCTGGGAAAGTACTGCGGTGGCCAGGAACAGGACATCGAGGACCTGGTGCATGACGTGCTGCTCCGGGCGCTGCTGCGCTGGGAGCAGCTGAAGCACCTGGACGAGGACGCGCAGCGGGCGTGGACGGCGCGGGTGGCCAGCAACTGCTTCCTGGACCGGTGTCGCCGCAAGAGCAGCGAGGCCACCCGGATGGAGTCGCTGCTGCGCCTGCACGAGCTGGCGGAGCAGTACGACGACTCGTGGGAGCCGGAGCTGTGGGAGTACGTCGGGCCGGAGGACCTGCTCACGGCCGTGGAGCGGCTGAGCACGCCGAAGCTGCGGCGGACGTTCGAGCTGTACCTGCAGGGCCTGTCGTACGCGGAGATTGGCCGGGACACGGGCGAGAAGGCGGGCACGGTGGGGGCGCGGCTGACGCGTGCGCGCAAGGAGCTCCGCGCGCTGCTGCGCGAGCCCGCGGAGCGGCGGCGGCGGGAGCAGATGCGATGAACCCCGAGGACCCATGCCGCGAGCTGCCGCGCTTCCTCGACGGGGAGATGTCCCCCGAGGAGCAGGGCCGGTTCCGGGAGCACCTGGGGACGTGTGACGACTGCGCGCAGGAGTTCCGCGACGCGCTGCAGGTGGAGCTGCTGGGGCAGATGACGATGGAGGAGGGGCCCATCCGCCCGCGCAGGCCGGCGCGGAGGCCCCATTGGTGGAGCGGGCGGTGGCGGGACTGGCGGGCGTGGCTGGCGGGCGTGGGGGTGTTGGTGGTGGGGCTGGTGACGCTGTGGCTCGCGCCGCGGGTGGGAGGCGGGGACGCGGGCGGGGCGGAGTGGCTCGTCGCGGAGGCGAGCCGGCCCCTGGAGGCCCGGTTGACCTATGACGTGGTGGACCGGCACTACCGGCGCTTCGTGCCCGTCCGGAGCGGGGCCGAGGGGGGGACTCCCGGCCGCGCGAAGGCGCCGCCGCTGCAGGAGCTGTCGCGGATGGATGCCCGGAAGGACTTCCACGGCATCGCCACCGCGTACGTGATGCACGGCGCGCTGGGGCAGGCCCGGGCCTACCTGGAGCGCATGTCCGCCTCGGCGGACCGGGACTGTGACCTGGCGGTGGTGGCGCTGGAGCAGGCCCTGCTGGAGAAGCCCACGGAGGTGAACGGCGCGCAGCTCAAGCAGTCCTACCTGGATGAGGCGCTGGAGCTGCTGGAGGGGGTGCTGCACGGCAATCCACGCCACCCGCAGGCGCTGTGGAACCGGGCGCTGGTGCTGAGGGAGATGGGGCTGACGCTGCTGGCGGCGGAGTCGTTCGACGCGGTGGCGAGGCAGGCGGAGGCGGGCTGGAGCGACGAGGCGTGGACCCAGGCGCGGATGCTGCGCGAGGACACGCTGGCGCGCGGGCGCGACTGGAAGGACGCCTATGCGGCGACGCAGGACCTGATGACGGACCCGGGCGCGCGGCTGCCGCTGGATGAGGCAGCGCAGCACCCGGGCATCGTCCGGCTGGCCTTCTATGACGCGGTGAGGACGGCGACGTCACGCGAGGGCGTGGAGCGGCTGCTGCCGCTGGCCCAGGCGCTGGACTCGAAATACGGAGGCAGCGTCCTGCGCGACTACGTCGAGCGCGTGGCGGAGCGGGACTTCGGCAGCCGTGCTCCGGTGGCGCGGCGCTACGTGAAGCTCGTCCGGGAGGAGCTGCCCTCGAGCGCGGAGGTGATGGAGGAGCTGCGGCGCTCGGGGGAGGAGGACATCTACCTGGGAGCGCTCGTGTTCGCGAGCTTCGACGGGCCGGTGGACGTGGAGGCCCTGGCGCGACTCGCCGAGGCCCAGGGCGACCCGTGGATGCGCCTGATTGCCGCGCGCGAGCAGGCCGCGAGCGCGGAGCGGGAGGGTGCCTGGTGGAAGGCGGAGCAGCAGCTGCAGGAGGCGCTGAAGACGTGCCTGGGCTCGTCCCTCGTCTACCGCTGCCTGGACCTGGAGTGGAGGCTCTCCTACCTGTATCTGAAGCTGCACCGCCCCGCGGACGCGCTCGGGTACGCGTGGAGCGGCTGGAGCCGCGCGAAGGCCGCGCGGGACTGGAGCTTCGAGCAGCAGTTCCTCCAGGGGCTGGCGGACGTCGCGCGCTACCAGCATGCCTTCGCGAGTGCGCGTGCGTACCTCGAGGAGTCACTGGCGCGGATGCCGGAGGACTGCGCGCAGCGCACGCACGTCTTCCAGGTCCTGGCCGCGGTGGAGTGGCAGCGCTTCCGGCCGGACAGCGCCCGGCGCGAGCTGGACCGGGCCCTGGCCTGTGAGCGGACCGTGGGGATGAATGGCACGTTCGTGCTGTCGCACC
Above is a window of Pyxidicoccus xibeiensis DNA encoding:
- a CDS encoding CHAT domain-containing protein — encoded protein: MNPEDPCRELPRFLDGEMSPEEQGRFREHLGTCDDCAQEFRDALQVELLGQMTMEEGPIRPRRPARRPHWWSGRWRDWRAWLAGVGVLVVGLVTLWLAPRVGGGDAGGAEWLVAEASRPLEARLTYDVVDRHYRRFVPVRSGAEGGTPGRAKAPPLQELSRMDARKDFHGIATAYVMHGALGQARAYLERMSASADRDCDLAVVALEQALLEKPTEVNGAQLKQSYLDEALELLEGVLHGNPRHPQALWNRALVLREMGLTLLAAESFDAVARQAEAGWSDEAWTQARMLREDTLARGRDWKDAYAATQDLMTDPGARLPLDEAAQHPGIVRLAFYDAVRTATSREGVERLLPLAQALDSKYGGSVLRDYVERVAERDFGSRAPVARRYVKLVREELPSSAEVMEELRRSGEEDIYLGALVFASFDGPVDVEALARLAEAQGDPWMRLIAAREQAASAEREGAWWKAEQQLQEALKTCLGSSLVYRCLDLEWRLSYLYLKLHRPADALGYAWSGWSRAKAARDWSFEQQFLQGLADVARYQHAFASARAYLEESLARMPEDCAQRTHVFQVLAAVEWQRFRPDSARRELDRALACERTVGMNGTFVLSHLARSRPQPRDGDHLRRGLVELRRQGVLPGREALLHFIEGQFELARSRVAGHALLTRAIELADQAPEEVEARKARAYAYAALIAEAGRVGGWSDALSLLERQLRMGPAPRQCLLAVSLHHERTVVLARGTSGRLLGHYDDSRAAPQRRAEGLVPPGLLVELRECEHVDVLAVPPVHGLTGLLPPDLAWSYRVGRGPTPSPPPAVGPGRHLVVTHVTGPASLRLPLLDILEPPRVPDPLRLELRGSQATPSRVVEAMADASEVELHAHGMFSPAVSDASLVVLAPEPDGRYALTADRVRSLRLKRAPLVMLVTCSAAKTAPYLHEPFSLPVAFIEAGASAVLASTVEIPDTAGGFFEAVRELVRGGAPASKALRDARVQWLKAHPSDGSWLPHVLLFE